In Calidithermus timidus DSM 17022, the following are encoded in one genomic region:
- a CDS encoding transposase: MKLTAKVKLLPTPEQRAYLLDTLRRFNATCNYISDVAWETQTFKQIPLHHLHYHATKERFGLSSQMVVRANAKVVDAYKLDRKAKRSFRELGAITYDDRILSWNLTASRVSIWTVAGRQSIPFAAGEYQRKLLQTRQGETDLAYVRGEFYLFATVNVEEPDPVEVEGVLGVDLGIVHIATDSDGEAYSGRRLNSVRPRHRRLRRKLQRKGTKGAKRRLRKLSGKERRFAHDVNHTISKRIVEKAQRTNRAIALEDGQG, encoded by the coding sequence GTGAAGCTCACCGCCAAGGTCAAGCTCCTGCCCACACCCGAACAGCGGGCGTACCTGCTGGACACCCTGCGGCGCTTCAACGCGACTTGCAACTACATCTCGGATGTAGCCTGGGAAACCCAAACCTTCAAACAGATTCCGTTGCATCACCTCCATTACCACGCCACCAAAGAGCGGTTCGGCCTCTCGTCGCAGATGGTGGTTCGGGCCAACGCCAAAGTGGTGGACGCCTACAAACTGGACAGGAAGGCCAAACGCTCCTTCCGCGAACTGGGGGCTATCACCTACGACGACCGGATACTTTCCTGGAACCTGACGGCCTCCAGGGTGTCCATCTGGACCGTGGCGGGACGGCAAAGCATCCCCTTTGCCGCTGGGGAATACCAGCGGAAGTTGCTCCAGACCCGGCAGGGCGAGACCGACCTGGCCTACGTAAGGGGCGAGTTTTACCTGTTCGCCACCGTCAACGTCGAGGAGCCTGACCCAGTAGAGGTCGAGGGGGTGCTGGGGGTTGACCTCGGTATCGTCCATATCGCCACCGACTCGGATGGCGAGGCATACAGCGGGAGGCGCCTGAACTCGGTGCGCCCTCGCCACCGGAGACTGAGGAGGAAGCTCCAGAGGAAGGGTACCAAGGGGGCCAAGCGGCGGCTGAGGAAGCTGTCGGGTAAAGAGCGGAGGTTTGCCCATGACGTGAACCACACCATCAGCAAGCGCATCGTGGAGAAGGCCCAACGCACGAATCGGGCGATTGCCCTGGAAGACGGTCAGGGTTAG
- the rocF gene encoding arginase, whose protein sequence is MKRIGVLGMPMDLGQGRRGVDMGPSAIRYARLQAVLEELGHEVHDYGDVGIPIVESLRHERESGGLSYLEPIRRACQDAIAHLETMPEGTFPILLGGDHSVAMASVTGASRHRRIGVVWVDAHADFNTPATSPSGNIHGMPLAHLCGLGDPRLINLGWEGAKVRPEDVVLIGIRSLDPGEVRLLRERGVMVYTMKEVDTLRVPAIAQAVAEKFRNFERVHVSLDADVLDPEIAPGVGTPVPGGLTYREAHLLMELLCDTGLVTSLDLVEVNPILDIANRTARIMVELASSLLGKKIY, encoded by the coding sequence ATGAAACGCATAGGCGTACTGGGAATGCCCATGGACTTGGGGCAGGGGAGGCGCGGGGTGGACATGGGCCCCAGCGCCATCCGCTATGCTCGGTTGCAGGCGGTGCTCGAGGAGCTGGGGCACGAGGTTCACGACTACGGCGACGTGGGCATCCCCATCGTTGAGAGCCTGCGCCACGAGCGCGAAAGCGGCGGCCTGAGCTACCTCGAGCCCATCCGCCGGGCCTGCCAGGATGCCATCGCCCACCTCGAGACCATGCCCGAGGGCACCTTCCCCATCTTGCTGGGGGGCGATCACTCCGTAGCCATGGCCTCGGTGACCGGGGCCAGCCGCCACCGGCGTATTGGCGTGGTTTGGGTAGATGCCCACGCCGACTTCAACACTCCCGCGACCTCGCCCAGCGGCAACATCCACGGGATGCCGCTGGCTCACCTATGCGGGCTGGGTGATCCCCGCCTGATCAACCTGGGTTGGGAAGGGGCCAAGGTGCGCCCGGAGGACGTAGTGCTCATCGGCATCCGTAGCCTCGACCCCGGCGAGGTGCGCCTGCTGCGCGAGCGCGGCGTGATGGTCTACACCATGAAGGAGGTGGATACCCTACGCGTCCCGGCCATCGCCCAGGCCGTGGCCGAGAAGTTCCGCAACTTTGAGCGTGTCCACGTCTCCCTCGACGCCGACGTGCTCGACCCCGAGATCGCCCCCGGTGTGGGCACCCCGGTGCCCGGCGGCCTCACCTACCGCGAGGCCCATTTGCTCATGGAACTCCTCTGCGACACCGGCTTGGTGACCAGCCTCGACTTGGTCGAGGTCAACCCCATCCTCGACATCGCCAACCGCACCGCCCGCATCATGGTCGAACTCGCCAGCAGCCTGCTGGGGAAGAAAATCTATTGA
- the clpS gene encoding ATP-dependent Clp protease adapter ClpS, with protein MSTTGDTKTKTHTHTRTPQLYKVLLLNDDYTPMDFVVDVLMRFFRKSELEATRIMLAVHHQGVGVCGVYPFEIAETKVNQVMQAAAEEGHPLQCIMEPA; from the coding sequence GTGAGCACCACGGGCGACACCAAGACCAAAACCCACACCCACACCCGCACGCCCCAGCTATACAAGGTGCTGCTCCTCAACGACGACTACACCCCGATGGACTTCGTGGTAGACGTGCTCATGCGTTTCTTCCGCAAGAGCGAGCTCGAGGCCACCCGCATCATGCTGGCGGTGCACCACCAGGGGGTGGGGGTGTGTGGGGTCTACCCCTTCGAGATCGCCGAGACCAAGGTGAACCAGGTCATGCAGGCCGCCGCCGAGGAAGGCCATCCCCTGCAATGCATCATGGAACCAGCGTGA
- a CDS encoding YceD family protein produces MDYGEIQSINLARLLREGGSTEARGQIAGKIELGNDTIVLQDVVSWRVSVTAVGESELWLSGEIAGYAMMECRRCLDPTPTLVRAYFQHMLRYQPGLEHLEAIEEDDEEIFLFGKPDLELSPFLSEAFALELPYTALCQEDCPGLCEYCGANLKRAPQDCCLERSQKGREGKLAVQLKKLDLEGIE; encoded by the coding sequence ATGGACTACGGTGAAATTCAAAGCATCAACCTGGCCCGCCTGCTGCGCGAGGGCGGCAGCACCGAGGCCAGGGGCCAGATCGCCGGCAAAATCGAGCTGGGCAACGACACCATCGTCTTGCAGGACGTGGTTTCGTGGAGGGTGAGCGTGACGGCGGTGGGCGAGAGCGAGCTGTGGCTCTCGGGCGAGATCGCCGGATACGCCATGATGGAGTGCCGCCGCTGCTTAGACCCCACTCCCACCCTGGTGCGGGCCTACTTTCAGCACATGCTGCGCTACCAACCGGGCCTGGAGCACCTCGAGGCCATCGAGGAGGACGACGAGGAGATTTTCCTCTTCGGCAAGCCCGACCTCGAGCTCTCCCCCTTCCTCTCCGAAGCCTTCGCCCTCGAGCTGCCCTACACTGCCCTCTGCCAGGAAGACTGCCCGGGCCTGTGTGAGTACTGCGGAGCCAACCTCAAACGCGCCCCCCAAGACTGCTGCCTCGAGCGCAGCCAAAAAGGCAGGGAGGGCAAGCTGGCCGTGCAGCTCAAGAAGCTCGACCTCGAGGGCATCGAATAA
- a CDS encoding zinc ribbon domain-containing protein, translating to MVWVDPRNSSRECPHCGHTERANRPNQSTFQCRVCGFADHVDKVAALNLSVRGWAAVNPPNAGEANRALHGSVP from the coding sequence GTGGTGTGGGTTGACCCCCGAAACTCCAGCCGGGAATGCCCCCACTGTGGGCATACCGAGCGGGCCAACCGGCCCAACCAAAGCACCTTCCAATGCCGGGTCTGCGGGTTCGCTGACCATGTAGACAAGGTCGCAGCCTTGAACCTCTCGGTTCGGGGCTGGGCGGCTGTCAACCCGCCGAACGCGGGGGAAGCGAATCGTGCTCTGCATGGTTCTGTCCCTTGA
- the rpmF gene encoding 50S ribosomal protein L32: MAKHPVPKKKTSKARRDSRRSHFALKAPTLGECPECKTLIPPHTVCSNCGYYAGRKVLEV, encoded by the coding sequence ATGGCGAAGCACCCTGTACCCAAGAAGAAGACCTCCAAGGCCCGGCGCGATTCCCGCCGCAGCCACTTTGCCCTCAAGGCTCCCACGCTGGGCGAATGCCCCGAGTGCAAGACCCTCATCCCTCCCCACACCGTTTGCAGCAACTGCGGCTACTACGCCGGACGCAAGGTACTCGAAGTCTGA